ACGCACCGCCGGCGCCCGCAACGCCGTCAGCGACTCTTCCCCCAAAACACCGGCCACATCCTCCGGCGGCGCCATCGGCTGCCCGTCCACGCCATGCCCCTTCGTTCTCATCCGCTTTCCGTGAAGCCCGTCTTCGCTCGCCCCGTCGGAACAGGTGAAGGCCCGTACACGAGCCCTCCGAGCAGCGCGGACCGTCACGGGTAGGGGCCAAGACGCGCGCAGGCCTGCTCGATCAGCTCCCGGTCCACACGCCTTGCGGGGCCGCGCTCGCGGGCCGCGTAGACATGCGACGTGATCTTCGCCCACGTGCGGAAATTGCCGCGCGCCATCTGCTCGTCCGCCCGCGCAAGGTCGTCCGGGTCCGCCTGCGCCCATACGGGATGGAACAGAGTCAGCGTCTGCGGGACTTGAGACGGCTCAAGTCGGCCGACCTGATGCCAGCTCAGCACGCGCGAGCGCAGCGCCGAAGCACGGGCGAGGGCCCGCTCGCTTCCCGCCCCACACAGCACCAGCGCCGCCGCACAGCCCGGTGCGTCCCACAACTGCCGCAGATAGTCCAGCAATGGCGGCGTCAGCCGCTGGGCGTCATCGATAAACAGCACACCCGGCTCGGCCAGTGCCCGCGTCAGAGCCTGGCTGGCCGGCCCGGCCCGGTGCGGCAGTGCCCCCGACGGCAGCCCGAGCGCTTCACACAGCGAGGCCCGCAGCTGCGGCAGACCGGGCGCCACGCCGGCCACCGCCCGCCACACCGGCACCCGGCCGGGCAGAAGATGCAAAGCCTGCTCGACGGCGACCGTCTTCCCCAGGCCCGTGTCCCCGTACACACAGCACATCCCGCGGGCCGCGACCGTATGCCCCACAGCCTCCGCCACAGCGGCCACCTGCCGTGTGGACACCAGCCGGGCCCCCGGCACATACAACCGCACACCGCCGCCCCGCACCCCCGCATCCGCGGCGCCCTCCGGCACCGGCACATCGGCGGGAGGCCCATCGACAACAAGCGGACCACCCGCCCCGTCCACGAGTCCCAAATCCGCCAGCGCCCTGTCATACCGGCTTGGCTCCAGCCCCACCCTGGCCCCTGCCGGACGGGCCACCTCAAGAACCCGGCCCGCCCCCAGATCCCGCTTGATCACCCGGTGCAATGTCGGCAGCGAGGGCACACACTGCGCACCCCATCCCTCCAACGCCCCCTCTTCCTGTGCTAGGAGCATCCTGCGCCGCAGCTCCGCGACGTTCCCGCCCGCCTGAGCCAGGACCTCCCACAACGCGTCGCTCAGCGAAAACCCGTCCTGCCGCGGCCGCGCCTCGACATGGCCCCGGCGTCCATCGGCCAGCCAACGCCACACCGTCCGCTCCGACACACCCGCCCACTCCGCCGCGATCCGCACATGCAGCGCCGACAGCGTCCCCTCCCCATCCACCGCAAGAAGCCGCCGTACCACCACACCCCGCGCCAACGGCACACCCCCAGCCGGCACAACCCCAGCCGGCCCCGCCCCGGGCTCACCCGCCGAACCCCCCTGAACCGTCATACGGCCCAGCCCACCCGACCCCGCCAGCCCCTCCCACAGGAACAGCGAAACCCATGACAGCCAGCAACCAACCTGCTAGCCACACCACAACAGCCGCTTGGTCACCCCATGACAGCGACCACAACCCCGTCCTGGACCCATTACCAGGACACCCACATCACGAGCCCGCTGACGCCCACCCGCTGCCACCCCACCGCCCACTCACACCCGTCGTGGGGTGCCAGTACGCGCGGTGGAATACACCATCGCCGGCCACGAGGGCGTCTACCGGCTCATCACCACGATCCTCGACCCGGACAAGGCCCCGGCTGCGGAACTGGCCGCCCTCTACGCCCAGCGGTGGGAGTTCGAGTCCACCCTCGACGAAATCAAGACCCACCTTGGCGGGCCACACCTGGTACTGCGTTCACAACACCCCGAGGGAGCCGAGCGGGAACTCTATGGCTTCCTGCTCGTCCACCACGCCATTCGGCACCTGATGCACCAGGCCGCACGACAAGGCGACCAGGACCCCGACCGGATCTCCTTCACCCGCTCACTGCGCGTCGTGCGCCGCCAGGTCACCGACCAGGCGGCGTTTTCCCCCCGGCAGACTCGCCCGCGCCATCAAAGCACCCCACACTGAGCTCCTCGAGCGTCTCCTGCCTCCCCGACGGCGCCGGGTCAACCCGCGTGTCATTAAACGAAAAGTCGCCAGCTGGCCCCTCAAACGCGCCGCCCACCGGGCTGCCGACCGCCCAACCACCGCGGCCATCACCCTCGTTGGCGCCACCAAATCCAAACGGGTCAAACGCACCCCAAAGCACTAAGTTACCGGTATTGAGGTTAGTCCTGCAAAAAATCCGCGTCTTCAAAGTCCCCGATGGCGATGCCCCATCGAATCTCGTACCAGAAACTGTCGACACCGTTTGACAGGGGATCAATCTCATGCACTTTTTGCTCAAATTCAATCGCCACGTCTTCATCCTCCCTTTCCTCGCCTCGGCTGTAAGCCTCCTGCAGGACGACGAGGAGGGTTTCGACGCAACGATTGAATGCATCAAGTGATGCGTTGACTGGATGCTTATTAATGCGCCCCCCATGCTCCTCCCATACCACACCAGAAATAGGATCTAGGAGCAGTTTCCCGGCGCCTCCGACATTGCCGATGTGAATCATATCCCGGCCATCTACGCTCACCGATTCAACCACTTCGACGGGTCGAAATACTCCCCACACCTCCTCACCAGGGAGCGTCAGCGCTAGCCCTTCAAAGGCCGGTCCAGCACATGTCACTCCAACGAATTCTACAATTCCTTCTGTCAACTTAACCCCCTCGAGACGGTTGGGGCGAACAGTATACCCTGCCCGCCCCAAACCTAGATGGTGCTAGATCTCACGGATGGTGCGACATCAAGGCGAATCGAAGAGGTCTTTGATGAGCCTTTTCAGTTCGCGATTCGACGCTGCCCTGATGGCGTCCTGTTCGGCCTTAGTCGCACCGTTCCACGGCACGGTGTACGTAACGTTCATATCTTTCGTTAGGTCGAGGCACTTAGCTTTGCAAGGTTCGCGCTCCGAGTACATGTCTACGATCTTTCGACCTTTAGCCTGATTGTAGATGATGTCTTCTTCGGCGTGGATCTGCCCCGACCGTCCGATCACGATTGTTCCGTCATCCAGTCGCGCTGCGGCGTAGTTGCCCACCTTGTCCTTATTTATGAGTCGCGTGAGTTGGACACTCCGACTCAAGTCAGTGCTGCCGTAGCCGACCTGGCCAGTTGTTGGCTGCCCGGTACTCGCTTCGTCTGCTTCACGAAACGCCTGACCGAGTTTATCGGATCCGGATTTCGCCCATGAATAGCCAACAGCGGCTCCAGCTACACCTACTGCTATTTGTGGAGCTCCGGCCACACAGAGGATTCCGGTCCCGCATTCAATCGCCCCAGCGCCTGCGAGGGATAGGCTGAGACCTCCGAACGCCGACCCGCCAATCGTTTGGAATACGCCAGACCAAAAGTCGGGGTTGCCTAGCAAACTAGACAGGAAATTGCCTGAATTCGTACTCGAATCCTCGGGACCAGAGAGCGGTCTGCAAATTTCGGCAGGACCAGTTCCGGTGCAGGAATAGTATGGTCCGCTACTGGCTGCAGCGGTTCCAGATTTCCCGCTATTTCCGCCTCCGCCGCCTCCGCCGCCGTTGATTCTGTCGGGCTGGCCACTCCGGCCTCCACTTGGGTTTGTGGGGCACGGCGTGCTATCGCCGTAGCCGTTACAGGCGAGTCCCATGCCGGTGGGGTCGCTGTGTGTGAGGGGGTTCTGGACGGCGTAGCTGTAGCCGTTGAGGGTTTGGTGCTTGTTGAGTTCCAGAAGTGGGTCGACGCTGGTGAACTGGCCGGTGACCGGGTCGTACTCGCGGGCGCCGATGTGCGTGAGCCCGGTCGACTCGTCGGCAGGCGCGCCGAGGAACGTCTTGTCGTCCGGCCAACTAGTGGCCTTTGATCCCCGGGTGTTGCCGAATGGCGACGTGTATCGCTTGGTGACCGCGTAGGTGCCTGCTTCCAGGGCGATGCTGGACGTGCCGTGATGGTCGCTGGCGAGGAAGCTCAGTTTCGTGCCCGCAACTCCGCTGGTCGCGGTTCGCACGGCGATGGTCTGGCCGTTTGCGGTGTAGTAGCGGGTGCCGCTGAGTGTCTTAGTGGTGCCCTTGGTCGTGAGGCGTACTTCATTGCCGCCTCCGAGGTAGAGGATGGCGTCGCCATCACCTTTGGCGCGGCGGATGAGTAGTTCGCCGTCCGCGTCGTAGAGGTAGCCGGTCTCCTTCGCGCCTTCGGTGAGAGTGCTGAGTTTGCCCTCAGTGTTCCAGGCGAGTGTCTGCTGGCCCGTCGCGCCCGGGCGGGAGGTGGTGTTACCGGCGTTGTCGTAGCGGTAGCTGGCGGTGCGGGCGCCGGTGGTGTTGTCGAGGGTGTGGGGTTTGTTGTCTGTGGGGTCGTTGTAGGTGTAGGTGGTGGTTTGGTCGCCTGCGGTTGTGTGCTGCGTTTCGGTCTGGCGCTGGCCGGCCTGGGTGTAGGCGTAGGTCGTCCAGTAGGGGGCTGCGCCGTCGATGTTGGATATCGTGCGGCCGGAGGTTGCGCAGTCCGCCGTTTTGGGGGTCCAGGCTTCGGTGAGGCGGCGGTGGCCGTCGTAGGTGAAGCACTGGTAGTCGGCCTTCGTGGTGCCGCCTTGGGTGGTGGCGTCGAAGATGGAGGTGACGTTGCCGGCGTCGTCCTGGGCGTACTTGAGCTCCTGCGCCATGTAGCTGTTGACGTCGTCAGTGACGTAGGCGCGGGTCAGGCGGCGGGTGCCGGGCTCGTATTCCCAGTTGAGGTAGGCCTTCTTCGCCGTATCCGTAGGGTCGGTGCCGAGCCTGAGCTGTCGCAGGTCACCTTGTGGGGAGAAGGCGGCGCCGTGCAGGTAGCCGGTGGTTCCCGTGGAGGTGAGCTGCTGTCCGGTGGCGTTGTAGGTGTAAGAGACGATTTCGGACGGGAGGCCGCCGACAGCGGGGGATCCTGTCTGGGCGACTGTGCCGTCGGGCCGGTACGCGGCGCTCAGGGACAGCGTTGAGGGTACGCCGGCATCACGGAACGCGTCGCCTTCGGGCAGGTCGAGTTGGCTGGCAGTGGCGTTGCCGAGGTTGTCGTAGGCGGTGATGCGCTTGGTGTAGGCCTTGCCTGTGGTGATCGCGCCGCCGTCGTAGCGGACGCTTTCGTAGGGCTTGCCCTTACCCCGGGTGGCGGTGTCGAAGGTCCAGGCGGCGAGCTTGTTGGCGTCCGTTTTGTCGGTCTGCCACATGCCTGTCTTGCGGCCGAGCTCGTCGTAGCCGTACAGCAGTTTCTTGGTGCTGTCGTCGTTGGGGGTGGTGCTGACGGTCTGGTCGAGTTCGTTGTAGTCGGTGGTGGTCTTGCCCTTGTCCGGGTCGGTGGCTTCGACCTGGCGGCCGAACAGGTCGTAGGTGTACGTCCACTTCGTCTGGTCGGGCCCGGTGATGGTGTCCTGCTGGCCGGCCGGGTGGTAGGTGAAACGGGTGGTGGTGTAGTCGGTGCCGGTCGGCTGCGGGCCTGCGTATTCGCGGCGCTCGGTCGCCTGGCCGAGGGCGTTGGTGACCACCGCGGTGGCCTGCCCGCCGTTGGGGGCACTCGTGGAGACCGTGTCGCCGGTGTAGGTGGTGGTGGTTGTCCAGCGGGTGACGCCGAACGTCTTGTTCACTGTTTCGGTGGGCCGGCCGGCGCCGTCGAAAGTGGTGTCCGTCTGGATCGGGGCCTGTCCGCCGGAGACTTCGACCGGGGTTGAGGTGGGCGGCGATGTGCTGTCGTAGATGTCGCCGTGCTGGCTGTAGGCCATTCCCCGCGTGTCGTACCGGGTCACGGTGATGATGCGGCCGCCTTCAGCTGCAGGTGTGGGCGACTGGGTCTGGCGGAGCCTGAGCTGGGCGTCGTAGAAGGCGTAGCTGGTGTTGTAGCCGGATGCGTTGTTGTTGAGGGTGCCGGTGGACACCCAGGACATGTCGGTGTTGGTGATGTTGTAGGCGTAGACGTAGTTGGGGGTTGCGCCAAGGGCCTTGGAGCGGTTGGGCAGCCAGACCTTGGTCAGGCGTCCGAGGCTGTCGTACTCGGACTGGGTGACCATGTTGTTCGGGTCGATGACCTTCGTGGCTGCGCCGGTGGCGAAGTCGACCTGGGTGGTCGTCTTGTGCAGCTTGATGTTCTCTACGTCCGTGGCGGTCAGCGGTCCTGCGGCCGCGGGGGTGTAGGTGGTCTTGGAGACCAGGTTGTCGTTGGTGTCCTTGACGATCGAGGTGCGGCCAAGGGTGTCGTAGGTGGTGGTGGCGACCTTCTGCCACAGGGGTGCGTCGCTGCTGTCGTAGGCCTTGGCGCGCCCGCTCCAGGTGGCCTCGCCCTTGGTGGGGGTTTGGGTTGCCGGCCAGGTGGTGGCGGTGGTGTTGTCGTAGACGGTGGCGGTGTCGGAGATGACGTCGCCGGGGCGGCTGGAGTCCGCGGGCAGGTCTAGGCTCGTATCGGCGGTCGCGCAAGGCTTGGCGACGGTGCGGCTGCGGGAGACGAGCGAGTTGATGCCTGCAGCATCGTTGCGGGCGTACCAGGTGCGGGTGCACTTCTCGTCGCCGGTGACGGCTCTGTCGCCTTCGTCGTCGACGGTGGCGGGCATGCCGTAGTCGTCGTAGGTCGTTCTGACGGTGCGGACGCGATCGAGCGGGGTGATGCCGCTGGTGATCTTGGTGCGGGCGTGGGTGGCCGAGGTGCGCACGTAGTAGGACTCGATGTCCGCATACGACTTGTGCTGGGTGGCGGTCCGCTTGGACCAGGGGTTGTTGATGGTTCCGGAGACTTCGCTGCTGCCGTTGTAAGTGGCGGTTTCGCGGGTGAATCCGGCGTACTGGTTCAGGTCGTTGATCGCGGCCGCTCGGATGCCGGTGACCGTGACGGTCTTGCGGGCGGTCGGGTCCGGGTTCTTGCCGTCGGGGCCGAGGACGCGGTCGCCGTGCATGCCCCGCATGAACACCGTGACGGTCTTGCTCTGCGTTGCGGTGGAGACGCCGGTGAGGTGGGTGACGCGCTCGTAGCCGCGCCAGATGGACCAGGTGCGTTCCTTGGCCGGGGTCAGCGGGTCCTCGTTGTAGTGCCAGGCACCGCCGCTTGCGGAGTACTGGTAGGAGTGCTCCACGGCCAGGCCGCCGCCCGTGGGGTCGCTGACGGACACGGCGCTGACCGGGTACTTCTGGAACCAGTCGAGGATGGGTTCCTGTTCGCCGTTGGGTGACCAGTACACCGGGTAACAGCGCTTGGTGTTGGTGTCGACCCTGGGCATGGTCTGCCCGTAGGCGCAGTCGGCAGGCAGGTAGCTGACGGACGTCTTAGCGCCGGTCTCCGAGTAGATATCCTGCATGCGCGGCCTGAAAAACGGCAGGATGTTCTCGGAGCCGTCTACGCGGTTGGCCAGCATCTTGTGCTCGAAGCTGACCGGGTTGAGGGCGAGGTCGGTGCCGCGCTTGCCGGTGTGACGGATCTCGTCCAGCCACAGCGACTGATCGTGGGAGTCACCCGTGTCGCCGGGATCGAGGTAGAGGTGCTTGAGCGTCCAGGCGTCCACCGGCTCGTAGGCCGGGGTGGCGGCCGCCGCGTTCCAGGCATAGGTGGTGATGGCGGTCAGGCGCTTGCGGGTGAAGAAGGTAGGCCCGTTGTTGCCGGTGCACTTGACGTCGGCCTTGCACACCGCGTCGAACGGTACGTCAGGCCAGTTGTTTTGGGTGGTTTCGGTCAGTGCGTCACAGCCGGTGCCGGTAGCCAGGCAGCGCTCGTCGTAACCGAAGACGACCTTGTTCGAGGCGGCCGGAGTGGCAGAGAACAGGCTGCCGGCGCGCTGACCGTAGCGGATCTCCCTCAGGTAGCCGCCGCGTACGTATTCGGTGCCGATGGTGTCGTCACCAAGCGTGTCGTAGTGGTTGGTTTCCGCGGTGTACCAGTAGCTCGAGGCGTTGCCGTGGGTGTCCTCGATGTAGTCGAGGTTCCACCGCCAGGCCTGATTCTTGGAGCGTCCGCTGAGCGAGGTGCCGCTGCTGTAGCCGGGTTCGTCGGGGTCGTCGCCGAAGACGGGGACGGTCCAGACGCTGTTGGTGCGCTCGGTGCCCGCGCCGTCGAGCTTGTTCAGGCCGAAGACGTATCGGGTGCCGTCGCCGGTGG
This region of Streptomyces chromofuscus genomic DNA includes:
- a CDS encoding ATP-binding protein yields the protein MARGVVVRRLLAVDGEGTLSALHVRIAAEWAGVSERTVWRWLADGRRGHVEARPRQDGFSLSDALWEVLAQAGGNVAELRRRMLLAQEEGALEGWGAQCVPSLPTLHRVIKRDLGAGRVLEVARPAGARVGLEPSRYDRALADLGLVDGAGGPLVVDGPPADVPVPEGAADAGVRGGGVRLYVPGARLVSTRQVAAVAEAVGHTVAARGMCCVYGDTGLGKTVAVEQALHLLPGRVPVWRAVAGVAPGLPQLRASLCEALGLPSGALPHRAGPASQALTRALAEPGVLFIDDAQRLTPPLLDYLRQLWDAPGCAAALVLCGAGSERALARASALRSRVLSWHQVGRLEPSQVPQTLTLFHPVWAQADPDDLARADEQMARGNFRTWAKITSHVYAARERGPARRVDRELIEQACARLGPYP
- a CDS encoding transposase, which gives rise to MEYTIAGHEGVYRLITTILDPDKAPAAELAALYAQRWEFESTLDEIKTHLGGPHLVLRSQHPEGAERELYGFLLVHHAIRHLMHQAARQGDQDPDRISFTRSLRVVRRQVTDQAAFSPRQTRPRHQSTPH
- a CDS encoding SUKH-4 family immunity protein translates to MTEGIVEFVGVTCAGPAFEGLALTLPGEEVWGVFRPVEVVESVSVDGRDMIHIGNVGGAGKLLLDPISGVVWEEHGGRINKHPVNASLDAFNRCVETLLVVLQEAYSRGEEREDEDVAIEFEQKVHEIDPLSNGVDSFWYEIRWGIAIGDFEDADFLQD
- a CDS encoding RHS repeat-associated core domain-containing protein codes for the protein MKHFGTPWPGPGRGGGSTGRWSRRIATLTGLAMLPGLLTPVAFAATPDPLGAPTLEPPRSAKVRPFTAKVSEKPSQADRKAAERARRDQQRPTTWPTAGTATLALNAGATARKEAGTLPVTATAPGKGRSAKSLTVEVLSRKDATRLGVKGVVLKVSAPAGGTARLGVGYSAFASAYGGDWAGRLQLFRLPDCADDTPGKAGCRTRTELDSRNHRTQENVAATLSLPASGAPMMLALAAGTQSQAGDYKATPLSSSSTWEAGGGSGTFTWSYPLRVPPAAAGPQPTLALSYDSGSVDGRTANTNNQGSQVGEGFDLTSSYIERKYGSCDDDDQADKFDLCWKYDNASLVLNGKATELVKDDVTGVWRLKNDDASTVTHSTGADNNDDGDDISAGKGDGKGEYWTVTTGDGTRYVFGLNKLDGAGTERTNSVWTVPVFGDDPDEPGYSSGTSLSGRSKNQAWRWNLDYIEDTHGNASSYWYTAETNHYDTLGDDTIGTEYVRGGYLREIRYGQRAGSLFSATPAASNKVVFGYDERCLATGTGCDALTETTQNNWPDVPFDAVCKADVKCTGNNGPTFFTRKRLTAITTYAWNAAAATPAYEPVDAWTLKHLYLDPGDTGDSHDQSLWLDEIRHTGKRGTDLALNPVSFEHKMLANRVDGSENILPFFRPRMQDIYSETGAKTSVSYLPADCAYGQTMPRVDTNTKRCYPVYWSPNGEQEPILDWFQKYPVSAVSVSDPTGGGLAVEHSYQYSASGGAWHYNEDPLTPAKERTWSIWRGYERVTHLTGVSTATQSKTVTVFMRGMHGDRVLGPDGKNPDPTARKTVTVTGIRAAAINDLNQYAGFTRETATYNGSSEVSGTINNPWSKRTATQHKSYADIESYYVRTSATHARTKITSGITPLDRVRTVRTTYDDYGMPATVDDEGDRAVTGDEKCTRTWYARNDAAGINSLVSRSRTVAKPCATADTSLDLPADSSRPGDVISDTATVYDNTTATTWPATQTPTKGEATWSGRAKAYDSSDAPLWQKVATTTYDTLGRTSIVKDTNDNLVSKTTYTPAAAGPLTATDVENIKLHKTTTQVDFATGAATKVIDPNNMVTQSEYDSLGRLTKVWLPNRSKALGATPNYVYAYNITNTDMSWVSTGTLNNNASGYNTSYAFYDAQLRLRQTQSPTPAAEGGRIITVTRYDTRGMAYSQHGDIYDSTSPPTSTPVEVSGGQAPIQTDTTFDGAGRPTETVNKTFGVTRWTTTTTYTGDTVSTSAPNGGQATAVVTNALGQATERREYAGPQPTGTDYTTTRFTYHPAGQQDTITGPDQTKWTYTYDLFGRQVEATDPDKGKTTTDYNELDQTVSTTPNDDSTKKLLYGYDELGRKTGMWQTDKTDANKLAAWTFDTATRGKGKPYESVRYDGGAITTGKAYTKRITAYDNLGNATASQLDLPEGDAFRDAGVPSTLSLSAAYRPDGTVAQTGSPAVGGLPSEIVSYTYNATGQQLTSTGTTGYLHGAAFSPQGDLRQLRLGTDPTDTAKKAYLNWEYEPGTRRLTRAYVTDDVNSYMAQELKYAQDDAGNVTSIFDATTQGGTTKADYQCFTYDGHRRLTEAWTPKTADCATSGRTISNIDGAAPYWTTYAYTQAGQRQTETQHTTAGDQTTTYTYNDPTDNKPHTLDNTTGARTASYRYDNAGNTTSRPGATGQQTLAWNTEGKLSTLTEGAKETGYLYDADGELLIRRAKGDGDAILYLGGGNEVRLTTKGTTKTLSGTRYYTANGQTIAVRTATSGVAGTKLSFLASDHHGTSSIALEAGTYAVTKRYTSPFGNTRGSKATSWPDDKTFLGAPADESTGLTHIGAREYDPVTGQFTSVDPLLELNKHQTLNGYSYAVQNPLTHSDPTGMGLACNGYGDSTPCPTNPSGGRSGQPDRINGGGGGGGGNSGKSGTAAASSGPYYSCTGTGPAEICRPLSGPEDSSTNSGNFLSSLLGNPDFWSGVFQTIGGSAFGGLSLSLAGAGAIECGTGILCVAGAPQIAVGVAGAAVGYSWAKSGSDKLGQAFREADEASTGQPTTGQVGYGSTDLSRSVQLTRLINKDKVGNYAAARLDDGTIVIGRSGQIHAEEDIIYNQAKGRKIVDMYSEREPCKAKCLDLTKDMNVTYTVPWNGATKAEQDAIRAASNRELKRLIKDLFDSP